The segment AGCATCAAGAAAGGCAGCCGTGCAACGCTGAGGGGACTCGCAACACTAGGTGTTGACTTTTCTAAGCCGGCTAGCGAGCAACCCGCTTTTTCCCGGTCTCCTGAGCAGAGTTACAGGCCCACAGCATATGTGTTTTCATATCTTAGATTCACGTCTAGTTGGCATTTAGGCAAGTTAATACTGGCGGTCAAGAGAGACTGCCTCGTGGAGGTAGACGGAGTCAGGCGTGCCCTGCAAGAGGTGGAGGTGCTTCCAAGAGAGAAAGAGAGGCCCCCGCAGAAGCAAAGACGGTCGCTTCCGCCTCCGCCGGTCATCCGCGTGAAGCCGCGCATAGTGCGATAACGCTGGTGACCAAGGCGAAGAAACCCTGGGCCGAGGACGCCATGACCGACATCCCAAAAACTCAGCGCGTTGCGGTTTACTACAATAACCGCGACGTCCGCATCGAGGAGCGGCCGGTCCCGCGCATCGGCCCCGGCGAAATCCTCGTCAAGATTCTCGCCTCCGGCATCTGCGGCTCCGACGTCCTGGAGTGGTACCGCATCAAGAAGGCGCCCATCGTCCTCGGGCACGAGATCGCGGGGGAGATTGTCATGGTCGGCGAAGGCGTCGCGAAGGTCAAGGTCGGCGACCGCGTTGCCGTCAACCATCACGTTCCCTGCAACACGTGCCACTATTGCCTCGCCGGCCATCATACCGCCTGCGAGACGCTCCACACGACGAATTTCGACCCCGGCGGGTTCGCCGAGTACGTCCGCGTCCCCGCGCTCCAGACGGACCGGGGCGTGTATCCGCTGCCCGCGGGCGTCACGTTCGAGGAAGGCTCGTTTGCCGAGCCCTTGGGGTGCGTCGTCCGCGGCCAGCGGAGCGTCGGCCTTCGGCCGGGGCAGAGCGTCGCGGTACTCGGGGCGGGCGTCTCAGGCATCCTGCACATCGCCTTGGCCAAGGCCGTCGGCGCGGGGCGCATCCTAGCGACCGACATAGATGCGTTCCACTTAGGTCTCGCGCGGCGGTTCGGCGCGGATGAGGCGTTTGATGCGCGCCAGGACGTGCCGACCATGCTTAGGAAGGCGAACGGCGGGCGCGGACTCGACCTCGTGGTTGTCTGCTGCGGGGCGCTCTCGGCCTTCGAGCAGGCCCTCGCCAGCGTGGACCGCGGCGGGACGGTCCTCTGCTTCGCGACCACCGACCCCGGCGTCGAACTTCGCGTGCCCTTGAACGATTTCTGGCGGAACGACGTCACGCTGAAGCCTTCCTACGGCAACTCGCCGTCAGACGCGACGACGGCCCTTGAGTTGATTGCCGCGCGGCGCGTGCCCGTGGCCGACATGATTACGCACCGCCTGCCGCTCCAGGAGACGCAGGAGGGTTTTCGCCTCATGTCCATGGCTGGCGGCCGGAACCTTAAGGTCGTCATCCTGCCGCACGGATAACACTAAAGCGCCACTTGACTCTTTTGCGCGGTGGGTCTCCTGACCCACCGCGCAAGAAATGGTTTTCTCGGCCCGTGGCGCGGCGGGTCGGGAGACCCGCCGCGCAAAGTGGCGCTGTAGGAATAATTGAGGTGAATCGCTTCGGCAGGAGGGTATAATGTTGAAGCGGACGTAGAAAAGGAGAGTCTCTCATGGTGCACGAATTCAACGTTGTGATCGAAAAGGATGCGGACGGATACTTTGTGGCCTCGGTTCCCGCCCTTCGAGGCTGCCACACGCAAGCCAAGTCGCTCGATGTCCTCATGAAACGGGTCAAGGAGGCCATTCGGCTCTGCCTGGAGGTCGAAGAGCCTGTGGCCACTGAATTCGTGGGCGTGCAGCGTGTGGCGGTGACCGAATGAGCAGGCTTCCGGCGCTCACGGGACTTCGCCTGATCAAAGCCCTTCAGAAGTCCGGGTTCGAAGTCATACGCAGAAGGGGAAGCCTGCGGCATCCGGACGGCCGGTGCGCCGTCGTCCCCGTTCATCGTGGAGAGACCATCGGGCGCGGCCTGCTTGCTCGAATCCTCAAGGACTGCGAGATCACCCGAGACAATCTTCGGAAAATGCTTTGATGGCAAAAGCGGGCGGCGAGAACCTGAAGGTCGTCATCCTGCCCCATGATGGAGGAGCATGACGTGAAACGCCCCAAACCGTCCGCTCAGGGCGAAAAGGTTGCCCACGAGGCCTACGAGATCGCCCGCGGCGCCTATGCCGCTCTAGGCGTCGACACCGAGACGGCGATCGAGCGTGCCGCGCGCGTGCCGATCTCGGTCCACTCGTGGCAGGGCGACGACCTCAGGGGATTCGAGGCCGGCCAAGGCCCGGCGGATAGCGGCGGCCTCCTCGCGACGGGCAATTACCCCGGCCGCGCACGCAGCGCCGACGAACTTCGCGGGGACCTCGACCAGGTGCTCGCCCTCGTGCCCGGCCTGCACCGGGTGAACCTGCACGCCATCTATGCCGAGACGGGCGGCCGGAAAGTGGACCGCGATGCGCTCGAGCCGAAACATTTCGCCGGATGGATCGACTGGGCCAAGAAGCGGGGTATCGGCCTGGATTTCAACCCGACGTTTTTCGCGCATCCGAAGGCGGCGGACGGACTGACGCTCTCGCACCCGGACCCGGGCATCCGCGCGTTCTGGATTGCGCACGGCATCGCGTGCCGGCGGATCGGCGAGGCGATGGCGCGGGCTCTCGGCTCACCGGCCGTCGTCAACCTCTGGATTCCCGACGGCTCGAAGGACTTGCCGGCCGACCGCTGGTCGCCGCGGAGGCGCCTGCGGGAGTCGCTCGACGCGATCTACGCCGACGATCTCGGGATCGACCGGCGTCTCTGCCTCGACTCGGTCGAGTCGAAACTCTTCGGCTTGGGGAGCGAGGCGTACGTCGTCGGCTCGCACGAGTTCTACTTGGCGTACGCGCTCGCGCGCGGCCTGGCGGTGTGTCTCGACATGGGCCACTTCCATCCGACCGAGGCGGTCCACGACAAACTGTCGGCCATCCTGGTGTTCGCCGATTGGCTGCTGCTGCACGTCAGCCGGGCGATCCGCTGGGACAGCGACCACGTCGTCCTCTTCGACGACGACGTGCGGGCGGTGTTCCAGGAACTGGTGCGCGGGAAGGCGCTCGGCCGCGTGAAGGTCGCACTGGACTATTTCGATGCGAGCATTAACCGCGTCGCCGCCTACGTCATCGGGGCGCGGGCCGTCCGCAAGGCCGTCCTGTATGCGCTGCTGGAGCCGGGCGATCGGCTGGGGGCGCTCGAGGCCGAAGGCAAGGGCGCCCAGAAACTCGCGCTCCTGGAAGAGGCCAAGACCTTGCCGTTCGGCGCCGTCTGGGACATGCTGTGCCTGCGCGCGGGCGTGCCGCCGGACGGCGGATGGATGCCGAAGGTCGAGGCGTATGAGAAGGACGTGCTGGCCAGGCGAAGGAGCCCGTGACCCATGGGCCGCATCGAGCGCCTTCAACCGTCGGGCCGGTCGCTCGCCGCGCACGGCCGAGGGGTTCCGCCTGATGTCGACGCCCGGCGGCGAGTCGCTGAAGGTTCTCGTCCTCCCGAACAAGCCATGATTACGAACCATACTCCCAGAGATCTGCATGGTGCCCCGCCATCGCCGTTCGAACCGCCTCGGCAACGTTACAAGGATGGTTGTCCAAGCGGATGCTCATGGCTTGGGCTGAAACTCTGAACTGACGTGCCAGCAGCGCCGTCAGCTTCTTCAAGATGGCATCGGTGTCACCGTAGCCAACGTGTGATACGAGTTTGCCATATGTGCGGTTTGCCTCTTCGCGAAGGACTTGGCTTGGCATTAGAATAGCAGCCGAGAACCACTTGGCGTTGCGTTCCATGTGATGCAAATCTGCCTGTAGTTCTTTCTGCACTTGGCAGGCCTCTTTGACATTCTGTACCCGCACGAAATGGTTGCGGTGCAGAACATAATGCGCGATCTCCTCGCCCAAAGTGAATCGGTATAGGTTGGGCCTGTCATCCATCACGTCCTGGTCAATTATGAGTTTGTACCGTCCTTCTGCAGTTTTCCAGAAAGAGCCCCACACACTGTAATTTGCCTCAAGGCCGGGAACAGGAAAGATCTCCAGCTGCAAGCGGTTTTCTGCTATGAAATCAATATCTACTGGTACACTCACGCCGGTCGGAAATGTTTCGCAGAGCAGGGCGTCTGCCTTACGTTCCAAGCATGAGATGTTAAAGGTGGACCGCTTCTCAGAAGTGCTCCGCGATGTATTCGGCGAGTCGTCGGAACTCGGCTTCATCGAGTTGTTTTCCCTTGGCCGTCCTCAGCAGAAGCGGGACGCCCGGTTGCCGGGCCGCGTAGTCCTTCACGTCTGGCGGTACTGTACCAGGCCTGGCACTCGCGGCCAAGTCATTTAGTTTCCTGAACTCCGGCGATTCTTCGCCGAGGTCCAGCGCCTCCGCGATCTGTGCCAGCCTTTCCGACGACGTGGGCGGCGCCATCCGGCCAGTCTCCAGGCGAGACAGGTTGGACGGCTTCAGGCCGACCGTCTCTGCGAAGGTCCGCAGGCCGAATCCTGCCCGGAGTCTCAGACTGCGCAAATACGTCCCGAATGTCTCTTCGCGTGCCATGCCGGTGCCCTCCTTCCTCTGTTATAATACGTTATAACGTCGGCGGAGTCAAGCCAGAAAATTCACAGAATTCTGGAGTCCTTGCGCCTGGGAGGGGCGCTAGTGCCGCCCATGCAAGCGCATCTGGGACAGCCCGCGCGTCGCTGGCCGACGTGCGTTTGCGAAGTTACACAGAAACCACTTTCCCCGGCGGACGTTCATGGATGGCGGAGAAGGCGCCCAGGGCGCGCGGCCAGGGGCTTGTGGCTCTTGCGATCGTGGTTTATAGTATGGCCCTGCCGTCGGCGGCGCGTGGCCAATGGGACGGCAGGCGGGCGAATAATCCGCAGGGTTTTTGGAACCTCGACGCCGAACCGGCGTCTAAGGGATTGGATAGTCAGCGGTGACATTGCGATTCGGAACCAGCGGCGGCCCGGCAGACTCGGAACTGGTCAGCCAGGTCGTCGGAGGCGATGGAGCCGCGTTCGGCCCGATCGTCGAACGCTACCAGGACCGGCTCTACAACACCGTCTACCGGATGGTGGGGTCGGCCGAGGACGCCCGGGATCTGGTGCAGGAAGTGTTCGTCAAGGCGTACGAGAACCTGGCGAGTTTCAAGGGCACGAGCAGCCTGTACACGTGGCTCTTTCGCATTGCGGTGAACGCGAGCCTCAGCCATCGCCGAAAAAGGAAGTGGGTTCGGATGGCGGGGCCGGCCGCCGATCCCGGCGACGGGGAACCGTCGAGCGGGTGGGCGGACCCCGCGGACGGGGACCCGGCGCGCGAGATGCTCGCCGCCGAAACCGAAACCGCCGTCCAGCAGGCCTTGGCCCAGTTGGACGACGAGCACCGGACCGTCGTGGTGCTGCGGGACATTCAGCACTGCGATTATCGGGAGATTGCCGACATCCTGGGCGTGCCGACGGGAACGGTCAAATCCCGGCTGCATCGGGCCCGGCTCCTGCTGCGGGACAAGTTGCAGCCGCTGCTGAAAGCGTGATTGGAAAAACGGTTTGGGGGTCGGAGCGACCGGCTATGTTGTGCGAGCAAGCGCGTGACCATCTGTCGGCTTACCTGGACAGGGAACTGGCGTCCGAACTGTCCTCGGCGGTCCGCGCGCACCTGGAATCCTGTGCCGACTGCCGCGCCCTCCTGGCCGACCTTCGGGCGACCGTGGGCCTGCTGGGACGCCTGCCGGTTCACCGGGCGCCGGCCGACCTCGCCGACGACGTCCAGCGCGAGGTCGAACGCTGCACCATCCTCCCCGCCGCCGAACATGGCTACGACGCCGAGCCGCAGGAACGGACGCTGGCACTGCGGCGTGTGCGGCTCTGGCCGAGGGCCCTGGCGGTGGCCGCGAGCCTCCTCCTGGTCGTCGGCATCGGCGTCCTGGCGCTGCTCGGGCCCGCCGGCGGGCCGGAAACGGTTCCCGTTTTGAGTCCCCCGGCGGAGCGCGGCCCCGAGGTTGCGAAGGACGGCGAGATCGGCGGCGGTGTCGGCTCGGCCGCCGCGCTTGCGAAAAAAGAAGCCGTAGGCGATTACAAGGCCGCCGACCGCCGCAAGGGCGGCGCCCTCGAAGGCAAGGAAGGCGGCTGGGGCGGAGGGCGGACAGACTTGGCCAAGGTTCCCGAAAGGGCTCGGGCCGGCCCGTCCGGTTTGGAGCACGTCTCCAAGGCGCCGGGGCCCGATTCGCTTGCCGAAGATGCGGACCGGGGAACGCGGCTTCGCGCCGCCGAGAAACCGAGCGGCGATGAACTGGCGGCCGTCCAGCAGGTCCAGAGGGCGATGAACCTGGCGGCCAACGGCGAAGTCCCCATTGACGAACTCAAGCAAGTCGCGACGGTGGACAACCTCAGACGGGCCGGCGGCAACACCCTCGTGATCGAGACCGATGCCCCGGCCGAGGCCAACAAGGATCTCACGCGGCTGTTCCTCGCGAACGATTGGCAGCCGGTCGCGCCTCCGCCCGCCGTGGCGGGCGCGCGCGTCGAGGAACTCGGCAAGGCGGTTGACAAGGGCGGCGCGCCTGCCCGCGTCGCCGCGAGGCCTGCCCGCGCGGCGGCGC is part of the Planctomycetota bacterium genome and harbors:
- a CDS encoding alcohol dehydrogenase catalytic domain-containing protein gives rise to the protein MTKAKKPWAEDAMTDIPKTQRVAVYYNNRDVRIEERPVPRIGPGEILVKILASGICGSDVLEWYRIKKAPIVLGHEIAGEIVMVGEGVAKVKVGDRVAVNHHVPCNTCHYCLAGHHTACETLHTTNFDPGGFAEYVRVPALQTDRGVYPLPAGVTFEEGSFAEPLGCVVRGQRSVGLRPGQSVAVLGAGVSGILHIALAKAVGAGRILATDIDAFHLGLARRFGADEAFDARQDVPTMLRKANGGRGLDLVVVCCGALSAFEQALASVDRGGTVLCFATTDPGVELRVPLNDFWRNDVTLKPSYGNSPSDATTALELIAARRVPVADMITHRLPLQETQEGFRLMSMAGGRNLKVVILPHG
- a CDS encoding type II toxin-antitoxin system HicB family antitoxin; the protein is MVHEFNVVIEKDADGYFVASVPALRGCHTQAKSLDVLMKRVKEAIRLCLEVEEPVATEFVGVQRVAVTE
- a CDS encoding type II toxin-antitoxin system HicA family toxin, with protein sequence MSRLPALTGLRLIKALQKSGFEVIRRRGSLRHPDGRCAVVPVHRGETIGRGLLARILKDCEITRDNLRKML
- a CDS encoding L-rhamnose isomerase: MKRPKPSAQGEKVAHEAYEIARGAYAALGVDTETAIERAARVPISVHSWQGDDLRGFEAGQGPADSGGLLATGNYPGRARSADELRGDLDQVLALVPGLHRVNLHAIYAETGGRKVDRDALEPKHFAGWIDWAKKRGIGLDFNPTFFAHPKAADGLTLSHPDPGIRAFWIAHGIACRRIGEAMARALGSPAVVNLWIPDGSKDLPADRWSPRRRLRESLDAIYADDLGIDRRLCLDSVESKLFGLGSEAYVVGSHEFYLAYALARGLAVCLDMGHFHPTEAVHDKLSAILVFADWLLLHVSRAIRWDSDHVVLFDDDVRAVFQELVRGKALGRVKVALDYFDASINRVAAYVIGARAVRKAVLYALLEPGDRLGALEAEGKGAQKLALLEEAKTLPFGAVWDMLCLRAGVPPDGGWMPKVEAYEKDVLARRRSP
- a CDS encoding ImmA/IrrE family metallo-endopeptidase; translation: MERKADALLCETFPTGVSVPVDIDFIAENRLQLEIFPVPGLEANYSVWGSFWKTAEGRYKLIIDQDVMDDRPNLYRFTLGEEIAHYVLHRNHFVRVQNVKEACQVQKELQADLHHMERNAKWFSAAILMPSQVLREEANRTYGKLVSHVGYGDTDAILKKLTALLARQFRVSAQAMSIRLDNHPCNVAEAVRTAMAGHHADLWEYGS
- a CDS encoding helix-turn-helix transcriptional regulator, whose protein sequence is MAREETFGTYLRSLRLRAGFGLRTFAETVGLKPSNLSRLETGRMAPPTSSERLAQIAEALDLGEESPEFRKLNDLAASARPGTVPPDVKDYAARQPGVPLLLRTAKGKQLDEAEFRRLAEYIAEHF
- a CDS encoding sigma-70 family RNA polymerase sigma factor, with translation MTLRFGTSGGPADSELVSQVVGGDGAAFGPIVERYQDRLYNTVYRMVGSAEDARDLVQEVFVKAYENLASFKGTSSLYTWLFRIAVNASLSHRRKRKWVRMAGPAADPGDGEPSSGWADPADGDPAREMLAAETETAVQQALAQLDDEHRTVVVLRDIQHCDYREIADILGVPTGTVKSRLHRARLLLRDKLQPLLKA
- a CDS encoding zf-HC2 domain-containing protein, yielding MLCEQARDHLSAYLDRELASELSSAVRAHLESCADCRALLADLRATVGLLGRLPVHRAPADLADDVQREVERCTILPAAEHGYDAEPQERTLALRRVRLWPRALAVAASLLLVVGIGVLALLGPAGGPETVPVLSPPAERGPEVAKDGEIGGGVGSAAALAKKEAVGDYKAADRRKGGALEGKEGGWGGGRTDLAKVPERARAGPSGLEHVSKAPGPDSLAEDADRGTRLRAAEKPSGDELAAVQQVQRAMNLAANGEVPIDELKQVATVDNLRRAGGNTLVIETDAPAEANKDLTRLFLANDWQPVAPPPAVAGARVEELGKAVDKGGAPARVAARPARAAAPNGYYFLAHSDGEYVWVVVADRDYITRFSSQLAADERLRVGNESGRQFQAIRTLQDEVRQYNLSQSQVVQGGGGTAGREVRYAGKAAAPVATGDSTGRTAAPAVPAEAARPEVISKLGTAQVTVGKAYAPTTGQVAVQPSQAAEPAPAAPELTRVQGEKDETPAATQAIPTLERPALAKEPAGPAPAPAGGEQ